A region from the Algoriphagus machipongonensis genome encodes:
- a CDS encoding efflux RND transporter permease subunit: MFELFIKRPILSTVISVIIVFMGGLSLISLPITQFPEIVPPSVTVTAKYTGANAEVLAKAVATPLERAINGVPGMTYMNSVNTNDGVTVITVVFQVGTDPDQAAVNVQNRVATVIDELPEEVIRAGVMTEKEVNSMLMYLNIMTSDTTQDEKFVYNFADINILPELKRIDGVGFVEIMGSREYAMRIWMNPDRMVAYNISPQDITAAIRKQNVEAAPGKSGISSDQDPQMLQYVLRYTGKFNQETDYENITLKALPDGSLLRIKDVAEVTFDSQDYNMASITDGRPSASIMIKQRPGSNAREVISNIKDKMGELQESSFPPGMIFNVSYDVSRFLDASIHEVIKTLIEAFILVSIVVFIFLQDFRSTLIPAIAVPVSLIGTFFFMDLFGFSINMLTLFALVLAIGIVVDNAIVVVEAVHVKMHDLKMNAMDATVEAMKEIGGAIIAITLVMSAVFVPVGFMEGPIGIFYRQFSLTLAIAIVISGVNALTLSPALCAMLLKPPKHTPENEKGLVQKFFDGFNRRYDALSGKYSNVLKRIANRQLITFGILGVFILATFGVSSVLPTGFIPTEDQGMIYVNVTTPPGATVERTKVILDDVQAALLPLEEVETISTLAGYSLLTETAGASYGMGMINLVAWENREHSVNDLIQEYQDRVSHITGAEIQFFPPPSVPGFGNASGFEMRLLDKTGGPLGVTAKTTQDFVEILNSKPELNGVFTNFDPSFPQYILHVDHDKAAKLGVSVEDAMLTLQSFIGSFYASNFIRFGQMYKVMIQAAPEYRTNPEALLSMYTKSDRGDMIPYSNFITLERVYGPEQLTRYNMYTSAMINGEAAAGFSSGDAIQAVEATALEFLPRGFDIDWSGITREQIASGNQAIYIFAICLVFVYLLLAAQYESYLLPLPVILSLPAGIFGAFLLLKLTGLENNIYAQVSLVMLIGLLGKNAILIIEIAIQSRNKGMGILESALHGGVERLRPILMTSFAFVCGLIPLTLASGAGAIGNRTIGTAAAGGMMIGTVVGVFLIPGLYVVFETLASRKKSDSQPKELPHDEI; encoded by the coding sequence ATGTTTGAATTATTTATCAAACGACCGATTTTATCCACGGTCATTTCGGTAATTATAGTCTTTATGGGAGGGCTTTCACTGATCTCATTGCCCATTACCCAATTCCCAGAAATAGTTCCACCTTCGGTAACAGTTACAGCTAAATATACAGGTGCCAACGCAGAGGTTTTGGCAAAAGCTGTTGCTACTCCTTTGGAACGCGCCATCAATGGTGTTCCTGGAATGACGTATATGAATTCTGTCAATACTAATGATGGGGTAACGGTGATCACAGTCGTTTTTCAAGTTGGAACAGACCCTGATCAAGCGGCAGTAAACGTACAAAATAGGGTAGCTACTGTCATTGATGAATTACCTGAAGAGGTGATTCGTGCAGGTGTAATGACTGAAAAAGAAGTAAACAGCATGCTGATGTATCTGAATATCATGACTTCGGATACGACTCAGGATGAAAAGTTTGTGTACAACTTTGCCGATATTAATATCCTGCCTGAATTAAAACGAATCGATGGGGTGGGATTTGTAGAAATAATGGGGTCTCGAGAATATGCCATGCGAATCTGGATGAACCCTGATAGAATGGTGGCCTACAATATTTCTCCTCAGGATATTACAGCCGCCATTCGAAAACAAAATGTGGAAGCTGCTCCTGGGAAATCTGGGATTAGCTCGGATCAGGATCCACAAATGTTGCAATATGTATTGCGATACACCGGTAAGTTTAATCAGGAAACTGATTATGAAAACATTACCCTAAAAGCTTTACCTGATGGATCTTTACTTCGAATCAAAGATGTAGCCGAAGTAACCTTTGATTCGCAGGATTATAATATGGCCTCAATTACAGATGGTCGTCCATCAGCCTCTATTATGATAAAGCAAAGACCGGGATCGAATGCCAGGGAGGTTATTAGCAATATCAAGGATAAAATGGGTGAACTGCAAGAATCATCCTTTCCTCCAGGAATGATTTTTAATGTGTCTTATGATGTATCTCGTTTTCTGGATGCCTCTATTCATGAAGTAATCAAAACCTTGATAGAAGCTTTTATTTTAGTGTCCATCGTTGTGTTTATTTTTTTACAGGATTTTAGGTCAACGCTCATTCCTGCCATTGCCGTACCTGTTTCCCTTATAGGTACTTTCTTTTTCATGGATCTATTTGGTTTTTCTATTAATATGTTGACGCTCTTTGCTTTAGTCCTCGCCATTGGAATTGTGGTCGATAACGCTATTGTGGTAGTAGAGGCAGTCCATGTGAAAATGCATGACCTGAAAATGAATGCGATGGATGCCACAGTAGAAGCGATGAAGGAAATTGGAGGAGCAATTATCGCCATCACATTGGTGATGTCTGCAGTGTTCGTTCCTGTAGGATTTATGGAGGGCCCTATCGGTATTTTCTACAGGCAATTTTCTTTGACTTTGGCTATTGCAATTGTGATTTCTGGAGTAAATGCCCTGACCTTATCCCCAGCATTGTGCGCAATGCTGTTAAAACCGCCAAAGCATACTCCGGAAAATGAAAAAGGACTGGTACAAAAATTCTTTGATGGATTTAACCGCCGATACGATGCATTATCTGGGAAATATTCCAATGTCCTTAAACGGATAGCAAATAGGCAGTTGATTACTTTTGGGATTTTAGGTGTATTTATACTTGCCACATTTGGGGTTTCCAGTGTATTGCCAACAGGCTTTATTCCCACCGAAGATCAGGGAATGATCTATGTCAACGTAACCACTCCTCCAGGGGCGACAGTGGAGCGGACAAAAGTGATTTTAGACGATGTACAGGCCGCTTTATTGCCATTAGAGGAGGTAGAAACGATATCCACGCTTGCAGGCTATAGTTTATTGACGGAAACTGCAGGAGCTTCCTATGGTATGGGAATGATCAATTTGGTTGCTTGGGAAAATCGTGAACATAGTGTCAATGATTTGATTCAAGAATACCAAGACAGGGTGAGTCATATTACAGGGGCAGAAATTCAATTTTTTCCACCTCCCAGTGTTCCAGGTTTTGGAAATGCCAGTGGTTTTGAAATGAGGCTTTTGGATAAAACAGGAGGTCCATTGGGAGTTACTGCAAAAACTACTCAGGATTTTGTGGAGATTTTAAATTCAAAACCTGAACTGAATGGGGTATTTACCAATTTCGACCCTAGTTTTCCCCAGTACATTCTACATGTAGATCATGATAAGGCAGCTAAGTTGGGGGTCTCGGTAGAAGACGCCATGCTCACCCTTCAAAGCTTCATTGGTAGCTTTTATGCTTCGAATTTCATCCGTTTCGGTCAGATGTATAAAGTGATGATTCAGGCTGCTCCCGAGTACAGAACTAATCCAGAGGCCTTGCTTAGCATGTACACCAAGAGTGACCGTGGAGATATGATCCCATATTCTAACTTCATCACACTGGAGCGAGTATATGGACCTGAACAGTTGACCAGATACAATATGTATACCTCAGCAATGATCAATGGGGAAGCAGCCGCTGGCTTTAGTAGTGGAGATGCGATCCAGGCTGTAGAGGCTACAGCTTTGGAGTTTTTGCCAAGAGGGTTTGATATAGATTGGTCTGGAATTACCCGGGAACAAATAGCTTCTGGAAATCAGGCAATTTACATTTTTGCCATTTGTTTGGTTTTCGTTTATCTACTGTTAGCAGCTCAATACGAAAGTTATTTATTGCCGCTACCTGTTATCCTTTCTTTGCCAGCAGGAATATTTGGAGCCTTTCTTCTTCTCAAATTGACAGGATTGGAAAATAATATTTACGCTCAGGTTTCCTTAGTCATGTTGATAGGTCTTTTGGGAAAAAATGCGATCCTAATTATTGAAATCGCAATTCAAAGTAGAAATAAAGGAATGGGAATTCTTGAGTCTGCACTTCATGGAGGTGTGGAAAGACTACGACCTATTTTGATGACGTCATTTGCTTTCGTTTGTGGATTGATTCCATTGACTCTTGCCTCCGGTGCAGGAGCTATTGGAAACAGAACGATCGGAACAGCCGCAGCAGGAGGGATGATGATTGGAACTGTTGTAGGAGTATTCCTTATCCCTGGTTTATATGTGGTATTTGAAACATTAGCCTCAAGAAAGAAAAGTGATTCCCAGCCGAAAGAATTACCTCATGATGAAATATAG
- a CDS encoding efflux RND transporter periplasmic adaptor subunit gives MIILFTKRKFLFSSYAKTLVSALILMTMVSCGDGEGRRRKKDKPLSIPVMELKAQTIDVPQTYVCDIQAVQFVEVRAKVEGFVEEIYVDEGEEVKKGQALFKLNSSELGEIVNSSKALLMQERAQAQAARLEVERLQILVDKKIITDSELELAKAKLEMAESGILQAESMVKNAETGLSYSVIRAPFDGIVDRIPFKTGSLVSPGSLMTHITDISEIFAYYKVNENEYLRYMREKQENGEEELLEKEISLVLSDGNVYPYKGKLETMEADFETGTGSIAFRVRFPNPEGLIKHGASGKVMMTNEMEQVYLIPQKSSFEIQEYNYVYILDKENTVKVRSFKPIRRYGLFYVAEGFEPGDKIIYEGIQQVKDGSVITPVNVPEQEAYDTLYHSL, from the coding sequence ATGATTATTCTTTTTACTAAAAGGAAATTTCTGTTTTCATCTTATGCTAAGACTTTGGTCTCGGCATTAATTTTAATGACGATGGTTTCTTGTGGTGACGGTGAAGGTCGTCGTCGCAAAAAAGACAAACCATTAAGTATTCCAGTAATGGAGCTTAAGGCCCAGACAATTGATGTTCCGCAGACTTATGTTTGTGATATTCAGGCCGTCCAATTTGTTGAAGTAAGAGCGAAGGTGGAAGGTTTTGTCGAGGAGATTTATGTGGATGAAGGTGAGGAGGTAAAGAAAGGACAAGCGCTCTTTAAGTTAAATTCTTCTGAATTAGGAGAAATTGTGAATAGCAGTAAAGCGCTTTTGATGCAGGAAAGAGCTCAGGCACAGGCTGCTAGGCTAGAGGTGGAAAGACTTCAGATTTTAGTTGATAAAAAAATCATAACAGATTCTGAGTTGGAATTGGCAAAGGCTAAACTAGAAATGGCTGAGTCTGGTATTCTGCAGGCAGAGTCAATGGTAAAAAATGCTGAGACTGGACTTTCTTATAGCGTTATCAGGGCTCCATTTGATGGAATTGTAGATAGAATACCTTTCAAAACGGGAAGCTTGGTTTCTCCAGGATCACTAATGACTCATATAACTGATATTTCTGAAATCTTCGCCTATTACAAGGTGAATGAAAATGAGTATTTGAGATACATGAGAGAGAAGCAAGAAAATGGAGAAGAGGAGCTTTTAGAAAAAGAGATTTCATTAGTCCTTTCAGACGGAAATGTTTATCCCTACAAGGGAAAGCTGGAAACCATGGAGGCAGATTTTGAAACCGGAACAGGCTCAATTGCTTTTCGGGTTAGGTTTCCCAACCCAGAGGGTTTGATCAAGCATGGTGCTAGTGGAAAAGTCATGATGACGAATGAAATGGAACAAGTTTATTTGATTCCCCAAAAATCAAGTTTTGAGATACAGGAATACAATTATGTTTATATCCTGGATAAGGAAAATACTGTGAAAGTAAGAAGCTTTAAACCGATTAGAAGGTATGGTCTTTTTTATGTGGCTGAAGGTTTTGAGCCTGGTGATAAGATAATCTATGAAGGTATTCAGCAAGTGAAAGACGGAAGTGTCATAACCCCTGTCAATGTGCCTGAACAAGAGGCGTATGATACCCTTTACCATTCCCTCTAA
- a CDS encoding chaperone modulator CbpM, which yields MIEAHFISAKTICTQYGIEISFVHELVEFGLITLEFQKEEAFIHQDQIGDLEKILRLQQDLNLNLEAIDVIFNLLRKEKALKEELAILRNRLKLYE from the coding sequence ATGATTGAGGCACATTTCATATCGGCAAAAACCATTTGCACGCAATACGGAATTGAAATTTCATTTGTGCATGAATTGGTGGAATTTGGATTGATAACACTGGAATTTCAGAAAGAAGAAGCGTTTATTCATCAGGATCAAATCGGTGATTTAGAAAAAATCCTTAGACTTCAGCAAGATTTAAATCTCAACCTGGAAGCAATAGATGTGATTTTCAATCTTTTAAGAAAAGAAAAAGCACTTAAAGAGGAATTGGCAATTCTTAGAAATAGACTGAAACTTTATGAATAA
- a CDS encoding antibiotic biosynthesis monooxygenase family protein yields the protein MIAKTPKPPYYAVIFTSLRSDQAENYLETALEMERLAALQKGYLGHETAREDTGITVSYWQDLESIKNWKNQSDHLIAQKMGREAWYTAYKTRICLVERDYGFEL from the coding sequence ATGATAGCAAAGACTCCAAAACCTCCATATTATGCGGTGATTTTCACAAGCTTACGTTCTGACCAGGCAGAGAATTATTTAGAAACCGCCCTGGAAATGGAGCGATTGGCGGCCCTTCAAAAAGGATATTTAGGTCATGAGACTGCTCGGGAGGACACTGGTATTACTGTAAGTTATTGGCAGGATCTGGAGTCAATCAAAAACTGGAAAAACCAAAGTGATCATTTGATCGCACAAAAAATGGGTAGAGAAGCTTGGTACACTGCTTATAAAACAAGAATATGTCTCGTAGAAAGAGATTATGGTTTCGAACTTTAG
- a CDS encoding DUF4097 family beta strand repeat-containing protein, producing the protein MKFKRNFNNIKINLSIFSLIVLLSSCYQELEVVQTINEEFTGINEVEIESGFLDVVYLGDPEMTTVQMDALLESSKKGRYEIKYREEQGKLIIELDQKKLFGSGRDKGRIYLNGPEEMELDIAIGSGKGTVSNVLADDFRISAGSGNLVAQNIEANSIQLKASSGKIEANYLIGELTVSVNSGNVSLGKVQGNVTMDGSSGNLQVNDVEGLLEATLNSGNINLIGVEQLGFLKVSSGKIKAVNSGLSGSSEFHANSGSINIQTFSDLSEFNYDLTANSGNLKVGNSSSGGKLKIDNGSPYTVSGAVSSGRIEIRN; encoded by the coding sequence ATGAAATTCAAAAGGAACTTTAATAACATAAAAATAAATTTATCCATATTTTCTTTGATTGTGCTTTTGAGCTCATGTTATCAAGAATTAGAAGTAGTTCAGACAATAAACGAAGAATTTACTGGAATAAATGAAGTTGAAATAGAATCAGGATTCTTGGATGTAGTATACCTAGGAGACCCTGAAATGACCACTGTTCAAATGGATGCTTTATTGGAATCTTCAAAAAAAGGAAGATATGAAATCAAGTATCGTGAGGAGCAAGGAAAGTTGATCATTGAGCTTGATCAGAAAAAGCTATTCGGAAGCGGAAGAGATAAAGGAAGAATATATCTGAATGGCCCAGAAGAAATGGAATTGGATATAGCAATCGGTTCCGGTAAAGGAACAGTTTCTAATGTCCTTGCTGATGATTTTAGAATAAGTGCTGGGTCAGGGAATTTAGTAGCTCAAAATATTGAAGCCAATAGCATTCAATTGAAAGCAAGTTCTGGGAAGATTGAGGCAAATTATCTGATAGGCGAGCTAACAGTAAGTGTCAATTCCGGAAATGTTTCTTTAGGAAAAGTTCAGGGGAACGTAACTATGGATGGTTCTTCAGGAAACTTACAAGTGAATGATGTTGAAGGATTATTGGAGGCAACTCTAAATTCAGGAAACATTAATTTGATAGGAGTGGAGCAGTTAGGGTTCTTAAAAGTATCCTCTGGGAAAATCAAGGCAGTCAACTCAGGATTGAGTGGAAGCTCGGAGTTTCATGCTAATTCCGGTTCGATCAATATTCAAACTTTCTCTGACTTGAGTGAGTTCAACTATGATCTGACTGCAAATAGTGGTAATCTAAAAGTAGGAAACAGTTCCTCTGGTGGAAAATTGAAAATAGATAATGGTTCCCCTTATACCGTGTCTGGCGCCGTATCAAGCGGCAGGATTGAAATAAGGAATTAG
- a CDS encoding TolC family protein, translating into MMKYRFELLVLVLLLLGSCKSSYEIPEKNEIPSAFEIEGDSSNSLANQSWEQFFEDSRLKNLINLALEKNFDLLKTMEKIQIANAQMRMGKMGMLPQINGVLGASQKKFGKYTMDGVGNYDTNFSTNITEDEKIPDPYRDFSVGAQFSWEIDIWGKYSNRKKASIARWMATQQAANLVQTQLVAQVAKLYYQLVGLDEEIIILKKNISYQQVAFGLSKDLKESGKETQLAVDQFEALLLHSKSLLKEKERELKATELTLKGLLGDYQVNLQRTTLSEVNFEPEIVQIGVPANLLVRRPDILQAESELQASHADVGEARAAFFPAVRLFGGAGFNAFDFSKLFLTPGSTVYELGAGLTAPIFNRGRIKANFEQAKASQQIAWLDYEKTVFNAYLEVLQVVNAYSTLDEQLEFKTEEVLVLRRSISNANTMFSVGYANYLDVINSQNRALEAELDYVSLKTQQLESIVSLYKSLGGASQFVEQGE; encoded by the coding sequence ATGATGAAATATAGATTCGAATTATTAGTCCTGGTTTTACTCCTCTTGGGAAGTTGTAAATCCAGCTATGAAATCCCTGAGAAAAACGAAATCCCATCAGCGTTTGAAATTGAAGGAGATTCTTCTAATAGCCTGGCCAATCAAAGTTGGGAGCAGTTTTTTGAAGATTCCAGGTTGAAAAACCTGATTAACCTGGCACTTGAGAAAAATTTTGATTTACTCAAAACAATGGAGAAAATCCAAATTGCCAATGCTCAAATGAGAATGGGCAAAATGGGAATGCTTCCTCAAATCAACGGAGTACTTGGTGCCAGCCAAAAGAAGTTTGGTAAATACACGATGGATGGGGTAGGTAATTATGACACCAATTTTTCTACGAATATTACTGAAGATGAAAAGATTCCTGATCCTTATAGAGACTTCTCTGTTGGGGCACAATTTTCATGGGAAATAGATATTTGGGGTAAATATTCCAACAGAAAGAAGGCATCTATAGCGAGATGGATGGCTACACAACAAGCTGCCAATTTAGTTCAAACTCAGCTAGTAGCTCAAGTAGCAAAGTTGTATTACCAATTGGTAGGCCTTGACGAGGAAATTATCATATTGAAAAAGAATATTTCTTATCAGCAAGTAGCCTTCGGTTTATCCAAAGATTTGAAAGAATCGGGAAAAGAAACCCAATTAGCGGTGGATCAATTTGAGGCTTTGCTTTTGCATTCTAAATCCTTATTAAAGGAAAAAGAAAGAGAGTTAAAAGCTACTGAATTGACACTTAAAGGGCTTTTGGGAGACTATCAGGTGAATTTACAGCGAACTACTTTGTCAGAGGTGAATTTTGAACCAGAAATCGTTCAAATTGGGGTTCCAGCAAATTTGCTTGTCAGAAGACCAGATATTTTACAAGCCGAGTCTGAGCTCCAAGCATCCCATGCAGATGTAGGTGAGGCAAGAGCTGCTTTTTTTCCTGCTGTCCGTTTGTTTGGTGGAGCTGGTTTCAATGCCTTCGACTTTAGTAAATTGTTCTTGACTCCTGGTTCAACTGTCTATGAATTAGGCGCAGGATTGACAGCACCCATATTTAATAGAGGGAGAATTAAAGCAAATTTTGAACAGGCAAAAGCCTCTCAGCAAATTGCATGGTTGGATTACGAAAAGACGGTCTTTAATGCGTATTTGGAAGTGCTACAGGTGGTCAATGCTTATTCTACTTTAGATGAGCAATTGGAATTTAAGACAGAGGAGGTTTTAGTATTAAGAAGATCCATCAGTAATGCCAATACCATGTTTTCAGTGGGGTATGCAAATTATCTGGACGTAATCAACTCCCAAAATAGAGCTTTAGAGGCTGAGCTGGATTATGTAAGTTTAAAAACACAACAGCTGGAAAGTATAGTCAGCCTCTATAAATCGTTAGGAGGAGCCTCTCAATTTGTAGAGCAAGGTGAATGA
- a CDS encoding DUF3500 domain-containing protein yields the protein MRNIVLSGLIVFSIIFLGFILFKDNPATKFLNSLNQSQKDKAMFSFSDSTKTRWHYVPGSMFQRAGISLAELDGEQKRLIEELLQSSLSETGYLKTKKIIDLENVLREISGDSVMRNPENYYVAFYGNPDLDSLWSWSFEGHHISLNFSILNDAQSIAPRFFGANPAIIPSGPRKGEKTLEKEEELGFQLINSMNPDQRKMAIFQENSINEIVTRNSIEVNPLSPVGIKFNDLNSSQKELFLSLIDEYLISMPEELAKKRMKNIEAEELGEIRFGWAGATSSGKGHYYRIQGKSFLIEFDNTQTNANHIHTVWRDFDGDFGKDLIKEHYANSDHHK from the coding sequence ATGAGAAATATTGTTTTGTCGGGACTTATAGTTTTTTCCATCATTTTTTTGGGCTTTATTTTATTTAAAGATAACCCTGCTACAAAATTCCTGAATTCATTAAATCAAAGTCAAAAAGATAAAGCGATGTTTTCTTTTAGTGACTCGACCAAAACCCGATGGCATTATGTTCCGGGATCTATGTTTCAAAGGGCTGGAATCTCATTAGCTGAATTGGATGGAGAACAGAAAAGATTAATTGAAGAGCTACTCCAGTCTTCACTTTCGGAAACAGGGTATCTAAAAACCAAAAAAATCATCGATTTGGAAAATGTCCTTCGGGAAATTTCAGGTGATTCGGTGATGAGAAATCCAGAAAATTATTATGTGGCATTTTATGGAAATCCAGATTTAGATAGTCTTTGGTCCTGGTCATTTGAGGGGCATCATATTTCATTGAATTTTAGTATTCTAAACGATGCCCAATCCATTGCTCCAAGATTCTTCGGAGCAAATCCGGCCATAATACCCTCTGGCCCTAGAAAAGGAGAAAAGACTTTGGAAAAAGAAGAGGAACTTGGTTTTCAATTAATTAACTCGATGAATCCGGATCAGAGAAAAATGGCCATTTTCCAAGAAAATTCAATCAATGAGATCGTGACCAGAAACTCCATTGAAGTGAATCCATTATCCCCTGTAGGTATCAAGTTCAATGATTTAAACTCCAGTCAAAAAGAACTCTTTTTAAGCCTAATTGATGAATATTTAATCTCAATGCCCGAAGAACTAGCCAAAAAGCGAATGAAAAATATTGAGGCAGAGGAATTAGGAGAAATCCGATTTGGATGGGCTGGAGCTACTAGTTCAGGAAAAGGCCATTATTACCGAATTCAGGGAAAGTCTTTTTTAATTGAATTTGATAATACCCAAACCAATGCAAATCATATTCATACTGTTTGGAGAGATTTTGATGGGGATTTTGGGAAGGATTTAATCAAGGAGCATTATGCAAATTCAGACCATCATAAATAA
- a CDS encoding alpha/beta hydrolase, with protein MITKSVLILCFFCSTFQIGFAQEIIPYKEVDTTKLYMEVIYPENMQEEESYPAMVFFFGGGWVNGARSQFEHQADYLAKRGIVCFLVDYRIKSQHQTTPFESLKDAKSAIRFIRKNASEYGINPHQIIAAGGSAGGHLAAATALSQGFNESTDQLDISPVPNALVLFNPVIDNGPGGYGYERIGEAYPSFSPLHNIRAGAPPTLFLLGTNDNLIPVVTAEYYQMVMEKVGSRCDLILYENQPHGFFNYRNFEFYQKTVQATDDFLQSLGYLEKEPKVEIK; from the coding sequence ATGATTACAAAATCTGTTCTGATTCTTTGCTTCTTTTGTTCAACCTTTCAAATTGGTTTTGCTCAGGAAATAATTCCATACAAAGAAGTCGACACCACCAAATTGTATATGGAAGTCATCTATCCGGAAAACATGCAGGAAGAGGAAAGCTATCCTGCGATGGTTTTCTTTTTTGGAGGAGGTTGGGTAAATGGAGCAAGATCCCAATTTGAACATCAGGCGGATTATTTAGCCAAAAGAGGAATAGTCTGCTTTTTAGTTGATTATAGGATAAAAAGTCAACATCAAACCACCCCATTTGAATCTTTAAAAGATGCTAAATCTGCAATTCGATTTATTAGGAAAAACGCATCTGAATATGGTATTAATCCTCATCAGATAATCGCTGCTGGAGGATCTGCAGGAGGCCATTTAGCCGCTGCTACAGCTTTAAGTCAAGGTTTTAATGAAAGTACTGATCAACTGGATATTAGTCCGGTCCCTAATGCTTTGGTTCTTTTTAACCCAGTGATAGATAATGGTCCGGGAGGTTATGGTTATGAAAGAATTGGAGAAGCTTATCCAAGTTTTTCTCCTTTACATAACATTAGAGCAGGTGCACCTCCAACCCTTTTTTTATTGGGAACGAATGATAATTTAATCCCTGTAGTGACGGCTGAATATTATCAAATGGTTATGGAAAAAGTGGGAAGCAGATGCGACTTAATTTTATATGAAAATCAACCCCATGGCTTTTTCAACTACCGGAATTTTGAATTTTATCAAAAGACAGTTCAAGCCACAGATGATTTTTTGCAAAGCTTAGGTTATTTGGAAAAAGAACCCAAAGTGGAAATAAAATAG
- a CDS encoding DnaJ C-terminal domain-containing protein, with the protein MAFIDYYKTLGISKTATEKEIKDAYRKLARKYHPDLNPDNKEAEAKFKEINEANEVLSNPENRKKYDKYGENWKHGEEYEKAQQHRQKSQYSGRGDFSGQQGFTGQDYSDFFESMFGAGAGRTSGRSHSPKFKGQDYHAELHLDLKDVYTTQKQVLTVNDKKIRLTIPAGVENEQLIKIKGNGGEGYNGGPNGDLYIKFIISNHSDFKREGNNLYKEVDLDLYTAILGGEILVDTFDGKVKLKVKPETKNHTKVKLKGKGFPVYKKEGKFGDLILTYHIKTPTNLSAKEKELFQELKKLRHHD; encoded by the coding sequence ACAGAAAATTAGCTAGAAAATATCATCCTGATTTAAATCCTGATAATAAGGAAGCTGAAGCAAAGTTTAAAGAAATCAATGAGGCAAATGAGGTTTTAAGCAATCCTGAAAATCGAAAGAAATACGATAAATACGGGGAAAACTGGAAGCATGGTGAAGAGTATGAAAAGGCTCAACAGCATAGGCAAAAGAGCCAATATTCCGGTCGAGGAGATTTCTCAGGTCAACAGGGTTTTACTGGACAGGATTATTCAGATTTTTTTGAATCCATGTTTGGGGCTGGTGCAGGAAGAACATCAGGTAGAAGTCACAGTCCTAAATTCAAAGGACAAGATTACCATGCAGAATTACACCTTGATTTAAAGGATGTTTACACTACTCAAAAACAGGTTTTAACAGTCAATGATAAAAAAATCAGACTGACGATTCCCGCCGGAGTGGAAAACGAGCAACTGATCAAAATAAAAGGAAATGGTGGTGAAGGCTACAATGGAGGACCAAATGGGGATTTGTATATCAAATTCATAATTTCCAATCATTCTGATTTCAAACGTGAAGGGAACAATTTATACAAAGAAGTTGACCTTGATTTGTATACAGCAATTTTAGGAGGTGAAATACTGGTGGACACATTTGATGGAAAAGTAAAATTGAAAGTGAAGCCAGAAACGAAAAATCACACCAAAGTCAAGCTGAAGGGAAAAGGCTTTCCGGTCTACAAAAAAGAAGGAAAATTTGGCGATTTGATTCTAACATATCACATCAAAACCCCGACAAATTTATCTGCAAAAGAGAAAGAGTTATTCCAGGAACTGAAAAAATTAAGACATCATGATTGA